In the Pseudomonas sp. ADAK2 genome, one interval contains:
- the ppsR gene encoding posphoenolpyruvate synthetase regulatory kinase/phosphorylase PpsR, whose protein sequence is MKRSAFFISDGTGITAETLGQSLLAQFENITFSKFTRPYIDNVDKARAMVQQINKAAETDGFRPIIFDTIVNQDIREILATSNGFMIDIFSTFLAPLEQELTEHSSYTVGKSHSIGSNTNYMERIEAVNFALDNDDGARTHYYDKADLILVGVSRCGKTPTCLYMAMQFGIRAANYPLTEDDMERLTLPAALRAHQHKLFGLTIDPDRLTAIRNERKPNSRYSSYAQCEFEVREVENLFRRENIPHINSTHFSVEEISAKILVEKGVERRFK, encoded by the coding sequence ATGAAACGATCTGCTTTCTTCATCTCCGATGGCACCGGCATCACTGCCGAAACCCTGGGTCAAAGCCTCTTGGCGCAGTTCGAAAACATTACCTTCAGCAAATTCACCCGTCCGTACATCGACAACGTCGATAAAGCGCGGGCCATGGTACAACAAATCAACAAGGCCGCCGAAACCGACGGCTTTCGGCCGATCATCTTCGACACCATCGTCAATCAGGACATCCGTGAGATCCTCGCAACGTCCAATGGTTTCATGATCGACATTTTCTCGACCTTCCTGGCGCCGCTTGAACAGGAACTGACCGAGCATTCTTCCTACACCGTCGGCAAGTCCCACTCCATTGGCAGCAACACCAATTACATGGAGCGGATCGAGGCGGTGAACTTCGCCCTCGACAACGATGACGGTGCGCGCACGCATTATTACGACAAGGCCGACCTGATCCTAGTAGGCGTGTCGCGTTGTGGTAAGACGCCGACGTGCCTGTACATGGCGATGCAATTCGGCATCCGCGCGGCCAACTACCCGTTGACCGAAGACGACATGGAGCGCCTGACCCTGCCGGCCGCCCTGCGCGCCCATCAGCACAAGCTGTTCGGCCTGACCATCGACCCGGACCGCCTCACCGCGATCCGCAACGAGCGCAAGCCCAACAGCCGCTATTCGAGCTATGCCCAGTGCGAGTTCGAGGTGCGCGAGGTGGAGAATCTGTTCCGCCGGGAGAACATCCCGCACATCAATTCCACGCACTTTTCCGTGGAAGAGATTTCGGCGAAGATCCTCGTGGAGAAAGGGGTGGAGCGGCGGTTCAAGTAG